The genomic region cgcagctGTCGGTTTAACTCCCGCACAGACATCGACACCAGCGCCGCGTCAGAAAAGCGCTCGGCcagctgcagagggaggaggtAGAGACCTGGTCCGACCGGGACACTCAGTTCCCAACGCCAGGCTGGCCCCGCCTGGCTCTGGACTTGACCTGAGTGCTCGCCCTTCCTCTGATTCCACCTCCCATTCCAGACCCCGCCCCGGGTCCCAACACTTCCGGGCTCCCATAGGTCCTTGCCCAGGGACTCGAGCCCCGTTAGACCCGCCCGGCGCTGCGGGCCCCGCCCGCCTCCCACTGTCAAGCAAGCCCCTCATGCACCTGAGCCCAGGACGATCCCTGTTTGGTCCGTAGCATCGGACTCCAGGCCCACGTGTCTCCAGTGGACCCATGCCCAGATAGACCCCACCTTTCCAACGCACCTGGCTCTCCTCTCCTGGAGGCCGCAACCCTGTGACCCTCAACGGATTTGGATTACATCTTAATGCCCTCAACACCCCCATCTGTGTCTATAATTAATAGGATGAGTCCCGATCCTTTCTGAGAAGGTTGGGGCTGGGGTAGCACGAAGACTTGAAAAGGCCAGCTTCATTCTCGTTCCCATAGTCCTGACTCCACACCATTCCCTGTTTTCCACGCATGGTTTTTACCTCCCCTTTTTACCTGCCGTAATCGCCTGCTCCTCGATGCCCTTTAATCCTCAACTCTGCCTTTTCTGTCCTCTTCTAACCTTaccttctcccttttcctcctgggTCAGCCTATTCATTTCTCTCCATTTGGAAAAAAGGGAGGGGGCAGAACGTtgttttctctgtctgatttctTTCAAGggcccttcttcccttcttctgcCCTCTGTCTCTTTCCCAGTCCAGGAACTCCTTCTCTTACCCTGCCTCCCCGCAAAACAGCTCACTGATCACTCACCTGGGCATGCTGGGCTCCTGTCTCCTCTGAGCTCCCTGGGTAATAGCCATGGGGTCCCTCAACAGGGACTGGGTTCTGACCCTGCAGCAGCTCCACGGCCTCCTCAGGACTCAGCCCCAgtacctccccagcccccagctgctgctgcaaAGTGGCCAGCCAATACAGCTCTTCCAGGCCTGGCCGGGGGCCCTCAGTGGCCCCCAGCATGCCTGCCTCACTGAAAGTGGGCGAAGGAGGCACTGAGCTGTAAGGTGTAGAGCCCAGTGAGGCTGTGAGGGTGCCAGATCGCCCCTCAGAAGGTTCCCGTTTTACTTCAAACTTCATCAAGTCAAAGTCATTGACATATTCCATggccagggggctggggggcagtgCCATTCTGGGGCTGGATTGGGGGGGCACACCTGCAAAACAGAGGAGACATCTGGAGCACTTGGAGGCTGCCTGTCAGTCTCCTTCACCAAAACCTGCTCCCCCAAAGCCCAAGTGCCCTGGAGCCTGAATTCTGGAAAGCCAGGGTGATGGTGCAGCCCTGTTCCCTGCACAGTCACCTCCGGGCGCGGGGCCAATTTTTCAGGTGGCAGAGGTTCCTGACCAGGGACCAGCAGCTTACATGAGGAAGAGGACAGCACAGTCTCGGCCCCACTGGTGCCTCTGGGATTTATGAAAAACAAGAAGAATATGGCAGTGCTCCAACTCTACTGCTGGAACATGCGGAGATGCTCTGTCATCTCAAGAGGCATCATTCCATTTCCAAGCAATTAAAAATTTTGCTTAATTAACTGTGAGAGTAGGTATATATTTTAAGACAAAGGGAAACATGTACGCTGTGAATTTTAATGCATGAATAAGGATAAAATGCTATTATTATACCTCTCTATCTCTCAGAGCACCCAAGCCAATGCCTTGCATATAGAAGACCCTTACTGCACATCTGTTCTATGAGTTAATCAACCCCTTTTATAGGGGTGAGAGACtttccaaggggaaaaaaagattttagaatcagttttagAAAGATCAGGACTGGGTGGCAACCATCTTTCCCCAAGGCTAATCTCTCCCAGGAGAACCAAGCAAGACTGGTTTTCCTTCTTCCATTCAGAACCCCCTGTGTTGTGTGAACTTGAGCAGATCATCTTCCCCATTCTGACCCCAGTTTCCCCCTAGCTCAGGTCCCAATTTCAGCAGCCACAACCATAGTTCCAGAAGGGGCAAAGCAGGGAGTGCTCACCCACAAGGCTTAGAGTTTGGCTTAACTTTGATGCCCCAAACCTAGGAATCCCTCTTTCCAACCGCATCTAGGCTCTGCccagagaggtgggaggaaggacaAGGCCTCTCTTCCTATCCCAGGGAAGGGCTGTTTCCCTATATATTGAGCTCCTCACCCTTGAGAGGACAGAGAAGACAGGAACAAAAACACAGATTGAAGGAACTGGTTCTGGGCAGGGAGAAGGTGGTGAGACACTGAGAGAAGCGTCcagagagaattaaatgaaagaataagtgaGAAGACTTGTTTATGTTTCTGATGTGATAGCAGTGAGGGATACAGAGCCAGTTAGGGTAGGAGTGAGGCAGGGGACAGAAATGTGAGGATTCCTGAAAATAGACAACGGAGAGCAGACAGCAGGTATCAGAGGAGGGGGCTCTAGGCTCTAGGTTAGAGGCCCAGCACCCAGGAAGGCCCAGGGCATACTCACTTAAGGGATGGCAGAGGTGATGTGATCAGTGTCAGAGCCAGCCAAGCACAGCTTCCCCAGAGACTGGAGGCACCATTGAGCAAGGCCCGGTGCCTCTATGCTCAGAACAAGGGGCTGTgggcacagagcccacagggcaCTCTTAAAGGGATAGCTCTCTGAGGTCATTTGTGGTCCTTAGGCTTGTAGCCAATGAGGTAAGGGGATCATTTGACTATCTCAttggccttgggggtgggggggacaagaGGAGAGAACAAGTATGCCTGTTttcaaggaaggaaagagggcaTCTTCCCCAACAAAGCTCCTCACTGATAGTCTGACTTACATGTTCTCAGCTCCCTGGCACAGACCACCACCCTCATGTGAACACAACCCTCAGCCCTCGGTGACTGAAAGTATGGGATTAGAAAAGACAGCTCCCAGTGCCCTCACCCTCCAAGGCTCTGCAGCCCCTTGTCATTGTTTTGGGGGAGTTCAAGCTCTCTGGAACCCACTCTCACCTGGACTGTTGGGTGTCTCCTATTTTCAGGAAACCTCACATTTCTGCCCCCTGCCTCATTCCCACTATGTCTAGCCTCATGACCCTCATAGGTATCAAATCAGAAAGAGAAGCCATCTTCTTCATGATGAATCTCCAGGACTTGACCATCCAATCCTCAGTCTTTCTCACTCTTGCTGACCCAGCCCCAGGACAGGCAGTCCATCTTCAGAGAAGGAACAGGAGAAGGAAAAATGGGAAATTCTGCTCCTTCCTTCCAGGCCAATGTTGGACACTGAAATCTAATCACCACCAATCCATCTGAGACTTTTGTGACTGCCCTCATATGCCCTCTGCTTCTCCTCatcttttctctgtgtgtattctgtccctctcttttcctctctcactcATTCTGGTTCCCAGATGGTTGGTGGGTGACCTACATTTTCAGCCTAATCCCCTAACACCTCTTAGAGCTATCATCCCTGAGTAGAAGTTGGAACAGGGATACTAGGAATTAGCCAAGGAGATGTTAAACCTGTCTGAAGCTGTTTAAATAGGGTCTGTACTGGAATAGAACTCCATGAGTTAAAGGCTATTCCCTACCTTCTGAGGACACCTAAACCCTCCCATAGGGTTAACAGATCCTATTTCCCAACCCAAAGAGAGACATGGGTGTCCATCAGCCCCAATGatcataatttataaaaattaatctagTCCCAGCCTTAGGTGTTGGTTGAAAAGTTGGGAGATTCATATGatttaagacagtggttctcaaagtgtggtccccagatcagcagcatcacctgggaacttgttaaaatgcaaattatctGGCCTTACTTCaaatctactgaatcagaaactctggggatggagccaaaaATATCTATGTTTTAATAAGCCCTCTGGGCAATTTTGATGaacactaaagtttgagaactactggtCTACAGAATGCCTACAGGGAATTCAGCTTccctttgtgtgtttttgtgtgcgCTCTTTCCTGCCATGTTCTCCACACACATATAAGAACACCTAGATCAGATGACATCTCTCTTCCCACACCTAGCCTCTATTTTGTGGAGCAGAGACCATTACCATTATTCAAGGAGAAAGGCTTCTCAGTGTGATTGCCTGAATCTAGTGCTATTTTGTCGAAGAACCAAAAAGCTCAAGGCCTGGAAACAAAGCCACAAAATGAGAATGGGGACCATAGAGACAGGGAATCCCTCACCCATGCCCATAGTATGTGGCTCTAAAACAGATAGCCAAGAAAGAGACCCCAGAACTTTCCTGGTtgaagaaggaaatggaaatgttGAATGCAGCCCCCTTTTTTTATGCCTGGTCTGGCCTGGCCAGACACTtggcccctctcccctcagcaGCTGTCAGGTCTGCACTGATCCTCTTGTTTACTGGAGGGCTCaaaggagaggtgggagggctAAGCTGCTAACGGGCTAAAGGAGTCAGACTAAACAAGCTCAGGCAGGTTGAGCTGCTAGGGATTCAGACCAGGCGACACTGAGCAGGAAAAGGAGTCTGAGGGCTGGGCCAGAGGAAAGGACCAAGGACATGGAAAGGAGAGACTGTGGCCCAGGAGGTAGTTAATGGGTCCTCTGTCAGGAGGGGGGGAGACAGGGGATGAATGCTGACACTGATTGGCTCAAGGACATCTggggagggaaaatggggatgAAAAAGATGAAGCCAGGTGGACTCTAGGAATGACAGAACAGaggaagagaggcaggaagaCTTAGCTAAGGGGGCAGTGGGTATAGACCTGGGACAGAGAGCAGAAAAAGTCAAGGGCTCCCCAGGGATCTAGACTCGAGGAGACAGAGGGACGTAGGCACATGGGAAGTTGGGCAAAAGGCCATGGAAAGCTTCTGGGAGGAGGTCAAGAAGGGAGTGAGAGTAACAAGAAAGATGATAAGAGCAAATGACTAGAAGAGCAAAAGTgatagaagaaagaaacaaaggagccctagctggtttggcttagtggatagagcgttggcctgcagactaagaggtcccaggttcaattccggccaagggcacgtgccctggctgtgggctcgatccccagtgaggggcatgcaggaggcagctgatcaatgattctctcatcattgatgtttctatctatctctccctatcccttcctctctgaaatcaattaaaaaatatatttattttttaaatattttttttctttaaaataaaataaataaatggaaaaatgtagattaaaaaaaaaagaaacaaacaaacaaaggaaaggaaagttgAGAACCAAGAACTAAAACAAATACAGAGAAGCAGACAGAGAGATGGTCAGGTCACAAAGAAAGAGTAGTTGCCAAAGGATGAAAAAGTAGAAAGATATGGACTGAGGGATGCTGGACCATGTGGAAAGAGGGCCAAGCAGGCAAAGAGCCTAGAGAAGTGGAgtaggaaacaaagagaaaagagaggtgaAGAGACAGAGTCAGTAATCCAGGATGCTGTCACTGTATCCATTTTTGGAGCCCTGTAAGATTTGTTCTCATTCCTAGTTCTGACTTTTGGTATCTAGATCTTCAGTAATAGATACAAATTCTTAAACCTTTTCCTGGTCTACCTCTTACATTCACTTGACAAATGTTCACTTGACACCTACTCCAccccaggcactgtgctatgcATTAGGTATACCTCAGCAAATCAGACTGacaccagccctgcctctggggagCTTACAGATGACACAGAAACATCATTGTATTGgtgacccctgccctgggcgcTGTGCTTTGGAGGCTCCACTCTGGTGCTCTTCCAGCAATGTGCCATGGAGTGAGGAAGCCaggcctcctctgtgcacacccaGCCCCCTTCTGGGCCACACTCCAGAATTCCCCGCCCAAACGACCCAAAGCCCACTTCTAGGGCCCACATGGGCCTCTTCCCTGGGTTGCCCACCCAAGGGTAGACCAAACTACCCGTTCACACATCCCTACACCTGACAAGTGGCCAAGGGGTGGCTGTTTGCAGGAGGCTACGGACAGAATTAGGATGTATAGACAGAGAGGTCCACATACGTGCACATGAGGCCCCTTGCAGTACGAGACGGTGTCAGGGGTGGGAAAAAAGCTGGACCTGAGGACCAGTAGCTGGCTCTCCCCACACCACCACATTCTACTGGGGAATCCTGAGGATtccaaataaaatccaaatttgaATCCATGTTAGGGATGGGCCTACCTAAAAACAAACCATTGTAACTGAGATGAGTGCTACGGAGAAGGGCAGGGTAGGAAAGAGGTGGACATGTTCAGTAAACTGAAAAAGACCAATGGGGCCAGAGAGTGGAACCTAGGAAAGGTAGGAAGAATGGGGGTAGATGAGGGTGGAGAAGCCCACAGGTGCCAGATCATGCAGAGTCTTGGAGGCCAAGTTTAGAATGTGGGCTTTATTCTAAGAGCAGTGAGAAGCTGGGAGcgtttgagatcttgctccccagcatatgtcGTCAGtagggctcaaataaactcttatgaaaattatctaaaaataaacaaataaatatgagcAGTGAGAAGCTATTGAAGGGCTTTCAGTGGAGACCTGACATAATCAGATTATTTTTAACAGATCACTTTGGATCTAGTGTGGAAGAGGGGAAAAACGGAATCAGAGTCAGATAAGGAAGTTAATGGAGCATCCAAGTTGTTTGGGGAAAATCTTAAGCTGGACACAAACTCTGAGATGAAAACTTGTGTACAGGTGGCTTATTAGGGAAGACTTTCAAAGGGAGTGAGAGAAGCAGGACTGGGCAGGGGAAAAGTTGAAATGCATTACAGTTGCAACAGAATAGACTTCAGCTGATTCTATAGGATCTCTGGAGCTGGGATGAACTTTCAGAATTGTTTCAATTTGAGGCCAGGGAACCAGGCCTTTGAACCCGTACATTAACCAGTCATTGGTGACATGTTATCCCAGGAAAGGAGCATTGCATTTGATAAGACAGTTTCCTTCAGTCACAGGGAAACATTCAGCTGTGAACCATCAGGAGCCAACACTCAGTGGCTGGGACAATGAGCACCATGATCCTGAAGAGTGATCTAGGCAGCACACCACAGCATCCACTACAGGGTGTCTGTGAGCCATCTGAtaccccacccccgcacccccactccTGTCCACAGTGCCCTGGGAAGAAGAAAATGCAGACCAGAGTAAGGTTGGTcacacgctgccccctggtggtgcgCCATGGACAGGACATTGGTCAGCTGGCGGGCCAGGCTGCCAGGAGGGCCAGGAAACAGTGTGGGCAGACAAGGGGAATCAGCAGTGCAAGGAAATCCTCTCAGGAGCCCCTTGCACAATCTGCCTAAAattaaggaaggaagaaaaaggaggggaggaTTCAGAAACATGGGTGGGActtgttcattctttcattcaaccaacatttattaagtgcctatcaTAGGCCAAATTCTGTAGGGAGCTAGGATAAAAACAagaccaatttttaaattattatttttttaatatactttttattgttgatgtatTACaggtctctccccttctccccccaccctggccccttTACCTTTACCTTCTTCCTCCCAGCCCTTTACCTCCTACCCCCGCCATGTCTTCACTACcttattgcccgtgtccatgggccatgcctataagtatataagttcctGGTTTacctcttctcatccccccaacctcaaatcgaggtatgtcagtctgttccatgcctccatgcttcaggtcttattttgttggtcaattcattccattcattagattccacaaataagtgagatcatgttatatttgtctttctcagattggcttatttcacttagcataatacttgcCAGAGATCCATCctttttacagttgcatagtattccattgtgtaaatgtcccacagcttttttaattcattcatctactgatgagcatttGGAGGGTAGCttaatgggggggcgggggaggtagcATTTGGAGGAGTAGGAGGCCAAGAAGTGGCATGAAAGCCATCACCTGAAACCAGGTGAGAGATGAGCCCTGGACTAAAACAGTGGCTATGGGGATAGACACAGATTTGGGAGATAATTGTGAAGGATAAACCCAGAGGTCCTGGTGTCTGATTGGCTATAGAGGATAAAAAAAGGAGTTGTCTAAACAGACTCAGGTTCTTCTGGGGCAACTGGCTAGACGGTGGAGCCATTTGCTGAGATATGGAACCATGAGAGCAGGTGAGGATTATGGAAGAAATGATGACCTCAGCCCACCAGTGTGCACACCTTTAGGCCCaaaggggcaaacaggcagcTTTCTGCAGGGGTAGGTGTGGACAGAGTTTAAATGTTGGAACTGGAGGGAAGAGTCCCAAATACATACACATGAGGTTGAGTGCATGATGGAGCCTGGGTGGAAGAGAGGAAGACCAGTAGCAAGCCCAAGGCTACAGACCAGCTCTCCTTGTTTCACTATGTTCCAGCACAGAACTCTGAGAAATCTGAGACTCTAGATGGTTTctgttgcaaatgacagaaatgcACTTAAAATTAGCttgaacagccctggccagtgtgactcggttggagcatcaccctgttacaccaaaaggtggtagattcaattcctggtcaaggcacatccccaggttgcaggttctatccccaattggggtgcatacagaaggcagccaatcaatgtttctctcttacatcaatgtctctctctctctctctctctctctctctctctctctttctttctcaaatctcccctccctctctgttcctctctcttaaGAAAATTAGCTTGAGCAAGAGGAAAAAATTGATTCCTATAACCTAAATCACAAATTTGATTCTCTCTACTCCTCTGCTCTGCTTCCTCTAGGCTGGCTTCCACCTCGGCAGGTTCCTGCTTTGCAGTGCTAAGCTAACACCCAGAAGCTCCAGGCTTACAGTCTACTAGCTCAGCAACCTCAGCAGGACAGGAGCTTATTTTGAAAGTTTACAGAAAAAGCCGAAGAGAGGGACCTCATGCCCATCCTTGAACATTTCCAATTGCTGACGTCAGAGTGAGGAACACAAATTGGCCAAGCTGAGAGCCTGCCCCCAGGAGACCACATGACCACACAGACTGAAGAGGAGCATCCAGATGCCATTATCAGAAAGGGGGAGTGGATGCTGAGCAGATGCCTCCCACGGACATGTTGAGTCTGAGGTGCTGTGGCATTTGGGGTGATACTCAGTGGTCTCAAATTGAAGAGAAATGTCTGGATGTAGATATAACTTGAGAAATTACCTGAGGACTTTTATGATGGTGGTTGGGTGGGGCAGATGCTTTCTCCAGGGGAATGTGGAAAGAATGACCATGGCAGAGGCCCAAAAAAGACTGGCGTGAAGGCTGTTTCATGGTAAGGCAGCAGGGAGACCTCATCTGGAGGAGAAGAAACAAGGATTTGGGAGTTGGGGGTTGAAGAGACCTTAGAATTGAGACCCTGCAAATCCGAAGAGCCTGGGGCTCAGAGTACCCAGTCCCCAGGAAGAATGTAATGCCCAACACCCGCTAATAGACTTCCAGGCCCCGTGGACTCCAGCCCCTGGCTCGTTTGCCACCCAATGTCTCCAGTCACTATCTACCGGGAGCAAGAGTCCTCAAAGTTACATCATGTGCcgtgggcagggcggggcggagccTCGAGGAGAGCAGCCAGTCCCCCAATGGGAGAGATGGGTTTGAGGGCTAGGATGCGGGGGTGGGGTGCAGCTGGGCGGGCCTAGGACTGGGTGCCCCGGACGGACGGAGCGCTGGCCGGCTGGCGTGGCGGAGAGGGTCGCGCTGGCCCGGCTAGGTCCCGCCCCTGcatccgcccgcccgcccgctttTTAAGCGCCTCCCGCCCAGTCTCAGCTCCCTGTCGCTCCACCGCGCACTCTCTTTCCGCCTTCCATCTCTCCCGGGCTCCGCTACGTTCTCGTGCCACCCCACAGCCCCCGCCCAGGTGCCATGGCCGCTGTGTACCGCCCGGGCCTGCGGTGAGTGACCCCCAGCCCGGGGCCGACCCGCACCTTCCAAGGAGCTCACCCCCGTGGGGCTGCCAGCTGCGCTCTCCTGCTGGTCAGCCTCGTCCTGGCTTCCCATCCAagggggcagcgggcagggggCGAGTGTTTCTCGATCCCAAGCTTCTCTGGCCGGACGTCTTGCCTGAGGTCAGGGGCTGCCTCAGCAGCTCCGGTCTATCCGTTTCCGTCCCCTCCTACCCGCCCTGCTCTGCTGGTCTCTGCCCCGCGGTCTCTATATGACTCTCAGAACTTCCTTCCACCTCCTCGCTCGCCCCCGCGAAGCCCCTTTCTGAGTCTGTCCCTTTCCTTTACAGATGTAACTCTTGTGCTCACGTTGCCACGAAGAGCAGAAAGGCCCTGGGGTCAAGGGTGCATGAGCCCTGGGATCGGGCGCACAGCTCCCTAATGTAAACATCCATTGCCCGGCCTCCACCACTGGAACCTGGCGGGAAGCCAAGGGACCTGGGGtgagggaaagaagggaggaggaaggatccAAGTTGCCTTGTTCGTATATGGCTGGCTTTACCCCCAGTTCAGGACAGGAGCCCTTAGGCCCTGCTTGTCTGCCTTCTCCTTTTCACAGCTTCCTGTCTTGCCTCTGtagcctcccttctccccaggttTTGTTCCAGAATTTGAGCTGACCCCATATCTCTCCCCACAGCTGGTTCAGTTGGCCAGCCCACATAGGTGGTCTCTGgagcagagaaaaaggaggaagtcCTAGTTAGAGGACTAGAGGGAGTGGCGGAGCCTCACCAGACTTCCTTGCAGAGGCTCTCTCCAGACTGTGTACCTTTAAAATTCGTGCTCCGGGAAAACCTTCCTCTGAGGCAAGAACAGACCCAGGTCCCAGGCACCCTCCTCCTTTGCCCCTGGGACCACACTGGGTTTCCATCTCACTCTGCCCAGTGGAAGCCACCCCAGTTCTCACTCCAGCCAGGCTCCAACTCCCACATCTATGGTTTGaggcttctccctcccccaggcttaCACCCTCTGAAGTTGAGCTTCCTGCAGTCTGCTGTTGCACCCTACCACCAATACCCAAAGCTCTCTAGGCATATGTCCTCTAGGAAAGAGGGCCAGGGGAGGGATAGGATCATGTGCTCCTAGGTGTGTGGGGCATAGGAGGGCAACTTCCCTTTCTTGGCCTTTGGTCTCTCTGGCTCACTCCACTCGGGGTCCAGGCCAATCAGAGCAGACcttgcttctccctctcccaggaaTGTGAAGGGAGAGACAACAGGGACCCTACTCTCCTGGGAATCAGGGCATGCTTAGCCAGTGACATTTCCCAATAGTCAGCCTTTCACATGGTTCAAAAGTAACTACCCAAGGGCAATATTTTTGCAATCCTTTTGGACCAGGGGGGCGGCAGCAGATCTGATGCCTGAAACCCCAACATCTGATCACCTACTCACTGTGCAAGAGTCCTAATCTAGAAACCTGGGACTGTACCATCTCAAAGAACAGGTTCTTTGCATGAGGTTTTTACAGTCTTACAGCATGCTCaccagaagaaataaataaaaata from Eptesicus fuscus isolate TK198812 chromosome 5, DD_ASM_mEF_20220401, whole genome shotgun sequence harbors:
- the NRL gene encoding neural retina-specific leucine zipper protein isoform X1, whose protein sequence is MALPPSPLAMEYVNDFDLMKFEVKREPSEGRSGTLTASLGSTPYSSVPPSPTFSEAGMLGATEGPRPGLEELYWLATLQQQLGAGEVLGLSPEEAVELLQGQNPVPVEGPHGYYPGSSEETGAQHAQLAERFSDAALVSMSVRELNRQLRGCGREEALRLKQRRRTLKNRGYAQACRSKRLQQRRGLEAERARLAAQLEALRTEVARLARERDLYKARCDRLSSSGPGPGDHSHFFP